In Zingiber officinale cultivar Zhangliang chromosome 3A, Zo_v1.1, whole genome shotgun sequence, the DNA window tttttccttggtaTAACTTCTGTCGTATTTCTACTGGGTGTCGGATTACGAGCATGACCTTAGCTCTAGAAATGTTATTTTCCTACAAATAAAAAGTCATGGCTTCTTTCAGAGACATGCTTTTAACCTTCAAGACCAGAATTAAACAGCCATAAAAAGAATCTTATGGATTAAGTGTTATGAATGTTTTTATTTTCAATCTCCTGCAAGTAGAGAGTAAAAGAATTTATAAGAAACCATTATGAAGATATAAGGGGAATATATGTTTGATCTAATAGAGAGTTCCCTAAACAAATATATTAACTTCTTAGGGTGAGTTTATCTAAATAGATGAACTCACCAGAAAAAGTTATGGCTTCTTTCAGAGACATGCTTTTAACCTTCAAGAGCAGAATTAAACATCCAGAAAAAGAATCTTATAGATTAAGTGTTATgagtgtttttattttcaatctCCTGCAAGTAGAGAGTAAAAGAATTTATAAGAAACCATTATGAAGATATAAGGGGAATACATGTTTGATCTAATAGAGGGCTCCCTAAACAAATATATTAACTTCTTAGGGTGAGTTTATCTAAATAGATGATTCAAAAGATCCATTTAGGGAATATTTTGCCAGACAATTTGCAAGGATTTGATATTCACACTTTGGATAACTCTAATGGATCCAAGTGAGACTTGGTCTCATTTGCTAATTAGGTTCTTGATGGGACCAAAATTGTTAAGGGAATACCATACTATACAATTCAAATAGATTCTTGTATTCACACTATACAACTCAAATAGAACTAGTTGATATTTACTGAAGTTCATTCAGCTAGGTTCTCGATGGGGTTAAGTTAGCTAGGTTGGTGGGGTCAAGTTGGCGTGATGATATTCTACTGgataacttgaaaaaaaaaatccaatattaACACTGAATGACTCAAATAGATGCAAGTGATATTTAAGCATATTCACCAACTAGgttctcaagggtgtcaagttgGCAAGGGCATATACAAGAATGTGATGTGGAACCTGACTGAGAATAAGACCTTTATTAAGCTATTTTTCCTATTCTTCCTTGATAGAACAGGAATTATTGAGAATTGAATAACTGCTTCTGTAGCATTCAATTCTTGATTTTTGTGGACCATTATTGAAATGAAGACTAAAGGCAATGGCATGCCTAATTTTATAAGGGTTCCCTTCTTTTTGAATACAGTTGGATAGATAACTTGTATGCAATTTTCCTTCTCATGTCTACACAGTCTACCCTATCATTTTGGTATTCACCCCATTTTACTATCTTCTTTTTGTACTATGTTAACCAGCAAACCCCCTCTAACATGTTCCATGTATTAATATCACATATCTGGATTAGGAGTTACATCTTAATCTCTAACTTTACAATAGGAAAACAATAGGGTGTGTAAATATGAGTAagtttaatctattatattaagATGGTATATACATGTTCAAAGATAACTGACAAATTCTATAGTTAGACAAGTTGAATATATTAGAGTAGAAGATGTATTGGTTGAGGTAAACAAAGAATATATtagttaataaattattttaattgatttgaaTATTAGTAGTGATATAAAGTTACTTAAAGTACAATGGAGGATTAGATTCATCCTACTTTCCCCAAATAGTGGGGACAAAAATGGCTAATTGATGATGACTTTAGGTGAATGTTCTCCAATTTGCCTTACCTTCTATGTGATTGGTGTCATTGAAGGTGTTAGGCGTTTTAACTTAAGGCACTATAGGCCTTTTTCATTGCCCAAGAAGTGAGATGCATACCTAGTTGAAGCAAGATGCTTAAtttataaaaatgaaaaattattaaaaatttgagaaaatcaagaaaataatTATTACACCTTGAAGATTTATTTTCTTAGCTGATCAAAATCAACCTCATCTTCATGATTTGCTTCTTTTGAACTTGTCTAATGTTGAACTTGTTGCCTACATCTTTGTTCCCCAATTCCAATAATCTTTGCTATATACAATGATATGCTAATTTATCACCATGAATACCATATCAACACTATTATTTGACATATGTTTGTAGCCATATCCTTAAaccattcattttcatcttcAATATGTATTTAAAGATAGAAGATCAAAGATTTTTTGCAAATTTTATGAAAAGTTTAATTACTTGGTTATACTTTATTTACACCAAGCATATGATTTTTTAATGCTCCAGTGTATttctttttgttcctttataaatttGTTGCACTAAACCACTTTATAAGATCCTTGTGGTTTCACCAATTATGTGATCTAGATTTCGTAAGACACTCCATAAGATGAGTATAGATCTTCTTGAACTTTCTCTATATTTgtgcaaaaataattttgaaggctTTTTATTCTATTGTGATTTTTTTCTCTAGAAGTGGAAGGACTTAAAAGATACTCTTATCTTGATGGTTAAACCATGTGATCCCAAGATTGTTGCATCTcatattctttttctttatcaTTAACACTTCTAAATTTATTCTTTTGACAGTTCTTTTATAtgaaattattctaaaattatgTCCTGTTGGCATTAACAATTTGCAAGGAAATATATGTTAGATTAAGCTACAGCACATCTAACCATCTTTCTTGGTTGTGAACTGCCTCATCATATCTAAATTAATTTGATCAGAAATATATCCAACTAATAAAAGGTGCCCCATCCAAAGTCTTTTTAGCATATGTCATCTTTTGCTAATGTGTAACACAAGCTCAAACAAATGAGCCGCAAATGTAGTCCGGTTCAATATAAACAGTCTCTGGTTTCAATACTTTGATTAAGTTCAGCAATAGTAAATTATGTTTTTTTGAAGATAGGTAGTTTGCatgattgttttaattgttgaatTAATAACATTCTTTCTCATCAATTTTGTTCAAAAACTTGCTAAGTAACTAATGTTTTTTTATCTAAATTGTAGAAAAGCAAAAAAATCAAGAGATTTTATAAACAACATACTAGATGAACGTGAACAATACACTAGAAAATTTTACTCCTAGCTTCTTTTTAAGTAATGTAACTAGTTCATGTGCATGATAATCTTAGATATGGTTTCAAGTGCCAATCAATATTGGTTAACATGGTTGTAATTTATCTTCCAACTGTTGTTTGTGCTGGAATAGTTCAAATGGTATTGATCAAGACAAAGCTTGTCTTATCCAATAATGTACGGAGTTGGCCTAGGCAAGAAGATTTTCTTTCGATGGATCGTCCTTCGTTTCTGTCCGTTACTTCTAGGAGGGGATAAAGCACTACAATAGCGAAGGGGCAGGGTCGAAGAGAAGAATAAACCAAAGCACTAGATGTAGTAAAGAGGAGTTACATTTGAGTCAGAGAAATGGAGATGCTTTCATATTTTGTACCTTGAGTCCTTGCTCAAGTTCTAGTTGTTTCAGTCCAAGTGCAACTCATGGTGGCTAACTaacatatatttttatattcatgGACATGTAGAGAAAGTTATGAGTGCATTATTTAGTTTGGATCTTAAAGAATTGTGAAAGTGATGTCACTAGGATTGTATGAGAACATACACTTCCATTTGATGCACAACTATGATGGTGttaataagtcataatcattGATCAAGATGGTCGTTATATTTTATAAGTTGTTcctctaaaattttatttcaatagGTTGTCTTGTTGTTACAACTTTATATTTAGTGGGAAGCAAGTAAGTGAAATATAATTATAAGATTAAAACTCATTTGAGTTGAGGTAACATATTTTGAAGCTTGCCAAAATGTGCCAAGCGTCGGCATGATTCAAGACCAATACCATACTGTCCTGAACAGAGATAAAAAAAATCCAGAATGAATCAATACTTGAAGCCTTGGTTTTAGTCTTTTAGATTTAATCCCTTACTGAAATTGCTTCAACCATCATTCTAGAACCAATTTGAATTAGTAACACTCAATAAAATCCTTGCTTAAGACAAGAAGCAAAGTGTTGGAGTTAATAGTTGAATGAGTGTTTAACAGAAGTTAATCTCCCTTTAGAGTATTATTACTTCAAGTGTTATGTTAGAGTCCATATGTGCATGTAATGGCTCTCTTGATGGAATAACATTTTTCAAGTCGTTATCACAACCAACTTGCTGTTAATGTAAGGGTTTTCATCTAGAATCCCTTTAGGGGAAGGTCACTGGTTTCACACAACAGTGTGACCTCCCCTCTTCCCTCCTCTCCTTTACATAGCCGCcttcttttttcctttatctCCATTTGGCACTTTGTTTTTATCCCCTATCCATGTGTACCTCCAGATCTTTGTCCTCCATATCTTGCTCTAGTCGTCTATCACTAGTTCTCCAACTTTTAGACTGCGTGCTAGGTATCTTCTTCACCATCCGCATCATGTAGATTGTCATCTAGAAGTTGCTCCAGTCAACAATCTGGGGCAAAAAGCAAACCTTTGCATCGTGATGACCTTGTGTTTTTTTTTGCAACCATTGCTATAGGAAGGCCTTGCAAATTCATCTTCAACATCCTATCTTCATCCAGGACACGAGATTCAAAGAAAAAGCTTCCTTCCTTCTTGAACTTGCTAAAAGTTCACAGATCTATGAGGTGTTGCTAGAGCCTAGCTAGACTTTCCTGCTCTGCTGCCTCGAGAAGTGATGAACCTTATATTAGCTCCTTCCTCCTCCACTTCTTTGCCTCTGAAACTTAAAAGTTTTCTGTGCTTCCATCCTACTATTACCTCATCATTGTGCAATCCAGCGTGGATGAATTCCTTGTTTGCAATGGCCTCGGTTGGCTTGCCTCCTTCCTGCCTTCCTAACCTGCAAGTACATGACTTAGCTTCACCTATGACATGCACAAGCAACTTATTTAATCACAATTTCATAGACCTAGTCCACACTTGTGACATGACATCTCCTCCATCAGTGCCATTCGCACTCTTAGCTAACTATACCTACCATGGCCTTTGGAACGTGTGCTATTTAAGCTCAACCTAGATTGGTGAAGCTTGTGCAgggtcaaattttaaaaaaagagaTACTTTAGCAGCAAATGAAAGCATTACAAGGCAGCGATTAAAAAATTGACAAATTGTAGAAACAGTGAAAAATGGAGCATGAAAAATAATGAAaagtttaacaaaaaaaaaaaaaaaaacgagtttctggatctaaaaaaaaaaaaaaaatatatatatacatgttaAAACAAAGTGGCCTTAGTTTAAAATAAAGAGGGTGAAGATTTACAAACTTGAAGGCTAGGTTTTTGCAGCAGCACTGCATGATCTTCTCTTCTATAATTTTTGAAGTatcttcctctttttcctcaagTGATTAATTCTGAAGTAGTATATCAAACTTATTGTCATCGCTTATATGTTTGTGTTCATGTTAAGAATGATATCAATAATTTGGATAAACATCCACATTTGCTATGTGATGGCATACAGAATTTCACTTTGGCAATATGGTTCTAAAACAAGAATATTAACTGTTGACGTTTTAAAATACTTCTGTGACTGATTGTTTTCCCCACAATTTTAAAGGACATGCTAATGGATTACTTTGATGCAACAGACAGGATTAGAGTGAAAGAAATAAAGATGCATATCTAGTGGCGCTGACATGCATTTACGAACTTCAGTCTTTATTTACACAATGCTAACATTCATATATCTTCACATCTCAGCTTCTCTTCTAGAAAACTCCTGCAACCCtgcttatataaaattaataaactagACGCTTTGAAGTTTTCACCAGTTTATATATGATTAAGTTGTGGAGACTAAAGATATTTGACTAAAACTTGGTTCTATGTGGTTCTACTGAAATAAACTGTTAAAATCTCTGATATGTGGATCTAATTAGGTTCATGGAACCCAGTGTCACCaacaatattattattatttgtgtgaactATATAGCTGTACTTTTAAGTGACAAATAGATGATCTCACTGATTGTCCTTACCAGGATCCTTAAACTATAAGTGATTTCTGATATGATTCTCAAACTGCTAAATTGATTTTTTATGTTAGTTCCAATGCCTTTTCCTACTTGAATTTTTAGGAGAGCAAATGCATCAAAATACAAACCATCTCGTTCATGGCTAATTGCAACTgtaaatgttcctgttcttccaGGGTTATGAAATCTCTTCTGTAGCTCTTGAAGACTTTACTTCATGGCAATATAATCATCCATATATCTTCTGTCTGGTATCCTTTATAAGTGCATTTCCATTTTCTTAGGCTCTTAATGCATAATTGGATTATTATAATTCTGCATAATGCTAAGTAGCAGATGAAATTATAGTATTCAACTTTCTACTAATCTCATTATACTTTGACTAACAATAACATATAGTGAGAAGATTTCTGACAATGATCTATTGTGAGAAGAATTTGTAGCAAAATTTAAGGCATATGATTATTTCTATGGTGGCTTATGGACTAAAATTGAGAAGTGTATCTACTGGATTGCTATAGATAGGAAAGACGATATATCAGATCAAGACACATTGTCACACAAaagtattattattatatatttttttttaccaattaaTAGGTAGAGAGAAGACAATTAGAATAGTGAAGAGTTTTTGATGTCATCTAGTGGTATCACTATATTCTTCTcatgaaaaaaaaatggaatttatggctaaaatataattaaatatattttatggaTTAAGAGTGTCGGAGAGCAACCTCTAAAAAGTTATATGACCAAGACAAGAATATGATAGATCTATGGGATTAACAAAAATGAAACAAATAAGAAATATTGTCATTAGGAAGTATTTAGATGCAAttctaagagcatccacatcagcttccttaaacataaaatttatcttaaattttatgaaaaaaaacttTTCCATTAGCTATCCTATCCATTTCCTAAATTTAGATGTCATGAATAGTACTccttaaatttagggaatgaaatccattccttaaatattaaaatatcatttaatttggaagagagaaaaaataaagggAATGGATTGGGTAATGAAAAGTAGATATTACATAACAatgagaaaaatataataaaaaaatggaagagagaagaaaataaaaaatttaagataaTGGAAAATTTAGGATAGCTAttgtagtgtgtagtgaaaaatgatgatctaaatttaataaagtggatGATTTGCCtcaaattttagagatattatagAGAAACTAGTGTTGATGCTCTAATAGATAGCAAAATTAGAAACATATGTTAAGATGAATTATGTAGTTATTAGTTATACAAGTTAAACCAATTGTAGTTGAGAGCTTGACTGATTGTGAGGTAGAGAGCTACAATCTTAAAAACTCGAACGAGCGCCCTTTTTTATCCAGATCATCAAAAGGGCACTCCTCTTTTATAAATTATCAAATCAGCGCCCCACCTATATTTTTCTATCCAAAATACTTTTGTGGGTTCTATCTTGGAGCTACTTTGTACCAAACAACACCACCTTAGAGATGCTTTGATTAGTTTGGGTCAAAACAACACCACCTTGGATTTGCTCTGTAAGCACCATCTGGGAGCCTCTTTGTACAACGCGGGGCACCCTTTTGATTTTCTGCCATCTTATATTAATGTAGTAGTTGGGGGGTAATGGTTCGAATGACGTGTCAGTTATTCAATCCATGAGGTGTTGTGGATGTGAAACAATTGAATGTGTTAGGACTGACAAGGGTAAACCCCTCTCAACAGTGCCATTATGCAAATTCAAACCCTCAACTTTTGACAGAAAACCCTCCAAATCTAGTTCGTTTGCCACTAGACCAAACAATTGCTAGTTCAGTctttgtatttttcaaaaactttgttgATCCTCAAGTAGTAGAAAAAAGGTAAGCAAAGCTCTTGATTATCTAACAGTTGACTACTCAGTTAAAATACTGGATCTCTCCTTTATGGCATGCATTTCACTGCTAGGTCTACGACTATTCTATTCTTGTGATGACACCCTTGAACTTTTATCTTCAACTTGATTTGCTATTGAAATTTGTTAGCAGCACACTAATGTCCTGTCCTTTTTCAACAAGAAGATTGTATTGCCATTAAAGTTCTAAGTTATTTTGATAATGAACTAAATAAACATTATTGTTTCTGTAGGGCCGTAGCAAATATATCCAGTGGTGGTGGATGATACCGGGTGGGTTCATGATTCATCCTTCACAATGTCCGTTCCCGTTGGTAGCAAAACCTCTTCTATATTCTCAAACATATAAAGGAAAGAAAACATGAAACACGGATTCCTGCCATCATCTGGCACAAGGGTATCCAGCGTCCAGACTAGTATGATGTGTTTCAAATGTTGATAAGACTTGATGCACAATAAAGCACATCTACTCTTAATTCCCAATGAATATTTTGTGAACATTTTTGATATAATGGATTCATGGATCAATTAAATCTATTTCCTTAATCTGGATTCACATATACAACACATATGAGCTGTGAAGGTGCCAGAGTAACCACATGGTAAGAAAAAATTTGGCCTTATGTGTCAGTTTTACTCTTGGAATGTCATCTGGTTGAATTAGGCAGTTGTATGAGCGTTCTGTTTAAAATAGTTAACATTGGTTGGTATATTCTTCATTTAACGATCTGTGCTGGTAGTTTGTTAGCCTTTGGATGAATTTAGTTACAACTATATAGCAATTATAAATAGCCGTTACAAGGTGCAACTATCAGTTAGTAGCTACCAGAAAAATCAAAATGTACTTTAtcaatttgtttaaaattattttaattttattaaaattattttaagttggtcaaaattactttaaaataattgtaACTAACTACTAAATAGTTCTAGCTAAATCATAAATGGTAAACCCTAAAATTATTTAAGTagctattataatattataataatattgtaTTGAATATCACAGGTTTAGCAGTTCTAGAGTAGATGTGGTCAAAATCACTGTAAAACTAGCCATTATAATACCACAATTGTATGTATTAAGTATtatatattataacaactatCTTACTGTACCACAATAGAAAACATGATATCCCTGGGGTACCATATCATGAtagatatttaaattatcatctagGTATTTATAATTTGATCtctaattataatatatttataaaaaaaatttcttcaaatAAGGGACCTAATGCGTTTTTTGATTTATCTTAATAaacgataaattttttttttataaaaccagTTTAATTAtctcaaaaataattaatgagATTAATTGATATTATAATAATGATAATCATGATTCTAGACCTTCATACATGATGAAGACATCTTATAACGAACACGAGTGATAATATACGTAGAATGATAGCAAAGAGATGAATGAGTAGCTCTTAGGATAATGATGCACCGGCATAATGCCTTTTTTGTTTCGGcatctaaaaattaaattttatttttgattaattGACGGATGAATTTATTTTAACAGACGATTAATATATTAAATCgattaatatattaaatttatcaaCGGACAGGTGAAAGCTTCCCGATTTACCAACCTGCCaacttataataataaaaaaagggggGTAAATAGGGATAGAGGGCTGCAATAggtcatttttgaaaataaaggACCTCCGTGGATAAAAAAATTCGCTAAAATGGAGCTTTTAAGCAATTCCTAAGAGATAACAAAAAAATTAACAATGAAAAAAAACTTCGCCTGCCTGTAAGTTAACGGCACTCCGCCGTCTTATCTCCTTTTTCCCGCTGCCAACATCCTTCTTGCCGCATCGCCCTTCCCTTCCATGGCCGTTCGGTTCCTCCTCTCCTCCGCATCAAAGCCCCCTCCCCTAATGCAAAACCCTATCGCAAACTCCCACGCAAAACCTCTTCTCAGCTTCGTCTCCAGAATCTGCCGCCTGCCTCGACAGGAGAATCGTGTCCATCGTTTCCTTGACCGCGGCATTGGCCCTCGGGGTCGCTCCTCTCGATTCCCTGTCGGAGGTGACTGAGCCTCCTCCTCGTGAGCCTGTTCTCGCCGGAATCGCTAACACCAAGTCATGGTTTCAGTTCTACGGCGACGGGTTCTCGATCCGCGTCCCGCCGCTGTTCGAGGACATCATGGAGCCAGAGGTGATGAAAAGGACTATTTTTAGGATGCATAattgtttttttcttttgttttttggtttCGCTATAGCTGGTTTGGTTTCGCTATTACAGGAATATAATACCGGATTTTCATTCTATGGGGATAAAGCAAAACCTAAGACATTTGCAGCTCGTTTCGCATCCCAGGACAGGTGGAAAAGATATATCAACTCTTTTTTTcttcaataaaaaaattttcaGGACTAAGATTtgcttggttgctatttaccttCCGTTGTTAGTTGAATTTGGGTGTTACAAATAAAGGTGATTTAATAGCCATTTTCGGTTATATTTTTgtttatgatttttcttcttttctcttcaTGAAGGTCCGAAGTTCTCACTGTGCTTATTCGACCATCAAACCAGCTCAAGATCACATTTCTAGAGGTCTGTGAATTAGTTTTGTTTTCAACAAGTTAATATATATTGATCCACTCTCGtaggtttaattaaatatttatttgtgaaggATGTTGGCGGTTGCTAGATGCCATCAGATACTACAAGTTTGATGTTTGTCACTGTAGTTTGTTCATGACTTTTGTAACAAATATGAACAGGAAATTTTTGTTTCACCACAGAGTTCcctaatagttttttttaactgAATGGATGATAGGAGGGAAGATGGGAGGAGATTTGTTTTAGCTTTCCCCCCAATTACTCAGAATTTGTTTTCTAGATGTAACGAGTTCCCACTATTAGTAGGGAGTGCTAAGTTTGTTTGAGGTGACATGGTCATTATAGCAAGATGGATACTGCGACTATTGCACTGGAAGTGATACATGGTATAGAAAGATGGTAAGTGCTAACTTGCTAGTTGTCATCAATTTGCTGAAGACATAGCAATGCAGGAATGGCTGCCTCCCCACTCACTACAGAAATAAGCTGTAAGGCATTTTATTAGTGCTGGGAGTGGGAGGTGAGCCTACATGATTTATTAGTCAATATGCAACAAGATAGATGGACTTATCAGCTTCCTAATCATGGAAGCTATCTGGTATACTTAAACTTAGAGCTAGTCTGGTGTGCAGTTTGGTTAACCTTTGGCTAGGAGTTGGAATATTCTCGAGTTAACAAAAAGTGTACAAGCCAATTTCCAGTATTTTGTTGGCAAAAGTTTCTAGGAATTGATATGTTCCATTCCTTTAGTTGTATCACCTAGAAGAATCATCAAGGCAGGAGTAGGtagaaagttaattaagataCTAACCTCACTATGCAAGTTATAGATTTATCAAAGTGATTTATTTGCTACTTGTAATTGCTTGTGTTTTCACATAACTTCTACAGGCAAAAGATATTACAGATTTAGG includes these proteins:
- the LOC122050652 gene encoding uncharacterized protein LOC122050652, producing MPSSPESAACLDRRIVSIVSLTAALALGVAPLDSLSEVTEPPPREPVLAGIANTKSWFQFYGDGFSIRVPPLFEDIMEPEEYNTGFSFYGDKAKPKTFAARFASQDRSEVLTVLIRPSNQLKITFLEAKDITDLGSLREAAKIFVPGGANLYSGRTIKIKEDESFRIYYFYEFGIDTQHVAMVACVDSGKAYVAGAAAPQDKWDDDGVMLRSAAISLSVL